A region of Colletotrichum destructivum chromosome 11, complete sequence DNA encodes the following proteins:
- a CDS encoding Putative 2-amino-3-carboxymuconate-6-semialdehyde decarboxylase, metal-dependent hydrolase: protein MMTPLIGIEEHFFSPLAPERRGIYVRPSSQEYGPIIPKKLADIGPARLQDMASASVAMTVLSHLQVIPEPEACKAINDDTYSKIVQHLDRYAAFALLPLNDPSKAATELRRCVQDLGFVGALTPNHLDDGSFFDSPQFYPLWEAAQELDVPIYIHPTFSPEAETEVNFKGPYDAKFEKAIGLGCWGWHSRIGVHILRLYAAGIFDKFPKVKIIIGHMGEMLPFMLDRIIRLWPASETPKRGLREVWDGNIWITTSGMFSLAPMACLLQETKIERILFSCDYPFAEYGVARGFMERLKASGLVSDEDWEKIAWKNSKELLRLKFEVKE, encoded by the coding sequence ATGATGACGCCTCTTATCGGAATTGAAGAGCATTTCTTTTCGCCCCTCGCTCCTGAGCGACGGGGCATATACGTTCGTCCTAGCTCCCAGGAATACGGTCCTATTATACCAAAGAAGCTCGCCGACATTGGTCCAGCACGACTTCAAGACATGGCCAGTGCATCCGTCGCTATGACAGTCCTTTCCCATCTGCAGGTGATTCCTGAGCCGGAAGCCTGCAAAGCTATCAACGATGATACCTACTCCAAGATCGTCCAGCATCTCGACCGCTACGCTGCCTTTGCGCTTTTGCCCCTCAACGACCCTTCCAAGGCGGCAACTGAATTGCGCCGATGCGTGCAGGATCTGGGCTTTGTAGGCGCGTTGACGCCAAACCACCTTGATGATGGAAGCTTCTTTGATTCGCCGCAGTTCTATCCGTTATGGGAAGCGGCTCAGGAGCTAGATGTGCCCATCTATATTCACCCAACCTTTTCACCCGAGGCCGAAACGGAAGTCAACTTCAAAGGACCTTATGACGCCAAATTTGAGAAGGCCATAGGGTTAGGGTGCTGGGGCTGGCATTCCCGTATAGGCGTCCACATCCTCCGTCTGTATGCGGCCGGCATATTCGACAAATTCCCCAAGGTCAAGATCATCATCGGACATATGGGTGAGATGTTACCTTTCATGCTTGACCGCATCATCAGGCTGTGGCCTGCCTCCGAGACACCTAAGCGCGGGCTGAGAGAGGTTTGGGATGGGAACATTTGGATTACGACGAGCGGGATGTTTTCGCTTGCGCCGATGGCCTGTCTGTTGCAAGAGACCAAGATCGAGAGAATCTTGTTCAGCTGCGACTATCCGTTTGCCGAGTACGGGGTGGCAAGGGGGTTTATGGAGCGGTTGAAGGCGAGTGGGCTTGTTAGTGACGAAGATTGGGAGAAGATTGCGTGGAAGAATTCGAAGGAGCTCTTGAGATTAAAGTTTGAGGTAAAGGAGTAA